AAGCAATAACCCAACAATCTGCTCTTCAGAAAGCAATGGTGTTGCGTCTAAGGCAATATGGTGCGTCAACAATGACCCTTCCACTTGAAGTATAACATCATATTTTTTAATTTTATTACGCGCAACAAGCTCAATGGTAGGATCAAATAACTGGCCAGGAAAAAAAGTAATAACCCCCTTAGAAATATAAAGAGGCTTGTACGGAAATTTAAGTATACCTGAATTCAAAATAACTGAACCTACAACCGAAGGATCTTGAGTGTCCTTTTGAATGCGCAGATTAACCTGCGCATTTGTCTGCAAAAAACCAGTATCGACACAAATTGGAGACTCAGTTTCAATACCAAGATCACATTGCAATGATACATGGGGAAACGAAAATACTGAGTGAGTATATGATAATAGTTGATTTTGAATGACACCAGAAAAAAGATTTTCTTTTAGCTGTGCCTTATCAATGATAATATTGCCCACCACGCGCGATGAAGATGACGGTACTTTTGAAAACAAAAGGTTACCAGAAATAATCGCAAAAAGATCTTGTTTAATATTTAATAAACAATGATCCAAGATTATTGGTGCATGAGCAAACACAAGAGATCCATACTTATCGAAAGAAGCGGTAGCACGTAAACAGTTAACATTTCCTGTATGCAATGAAATAGCAAGATTTTCTAATACGGCTAACCCATTAACCATGTCATAAACACAATGAACATTACAGCCGTCAACAAAGTTATATGTTTGCGGCAATCTAATAGTCGCATCATGTAGCGTAATGTCTGCAAAAATTTTTTTTTGACAATACTGCATATCAACATCAATACTTCCTTCAGCCTGTATATCATAGTGCAGTACATCATTAATCAATGACCGTATAAAAGGAAATGATATCGAACCAAGAATATGTTGATTATCATTCATTGATTGTATCATAATTAATTGTTTTTCCTCTTTATCTTTATATGAACATTGATTTACTACAAATTGTGGTAAAATTGTCATATCAACAAAAAACTGACTCTGATCAAGTAACCCCTGTGCAATAAATAGATTATGCGCAAAAGAAAAATTACCCTTTAAACATCGCTGTTCATCGCTTAATGTATTAGTTATAATAGTCTCATAATTACTTGTTATACTACCTTGCTCAGCAATAAAATGTGCAAAAAACTTATGTGGCTTTACTCGCCATTGCGATAATGCATGTGAATAAATTTCTGTAATGTTTTTAACAATAAATTCTCCTTTTTTGGTATGTTCATCCCAGTATCCAACCCCTGTGTATTCTTGGTTATATCGAGTTAAAGCGAGTCGCATTTTCCACTCATTATTATGACGTCCAAAAATGATTTTTCCCGCATCACACATATGATAATTATTAAATTTTACATCTTCAATTACTATCTGCCCATCAACGGTGCATTCTGCACCTCTGCAAATTTTTACCGAACATTGCATTGTGCCATCGACCGCTTGATCTGTAATAGAATTCATACAACAACGCGCCACATAAGGTAAGGGAAAATGAGCATTAATACGCAATTCTCGCTCTGTAATAATAATAGGATCGATAACCAAAGAACTGTATGCATTACGCACCGAAAACCTTCCCCTATCAGATTTCCAGCCTCCGGTAATATAGCAGCCACCCTGATTGGCCATATGTGATAAGACAAATGCTCCTGCCACCTGAGATTCAACATTAAGCTTGTCATCAATATATTCTATAGAAAAAGAAACATCTGTAGTAATGTTTTCAATATAATTTTCTTTATTATATTTTATCTGACCGTCAACAATTGACATCATCGTTTTTATTTGATGACCAATTCTTAATGATGAGCTATTAAAGAATAATGAAATTTCACTGTTATAGGCCTCATCATAGGCATAAAAATGAGAATTTTTAAATATAATTGATTTTAATTCAACAGAAAAAGGAAGTAATGATTTCTGCATCATCGACATAAAATGTGATTCAATAGCAAGATAAAAGTTATCGACACGCGATGTGCACTCAAATTCATTTATTATAACATATTGATCCATGCTTCCTTTGCATAACAACTGAATCCACGAACAAGTAATTTCACATTTTTTACATCGCCATACCCATGCATCAGAATCAACTGATCTCATTTCAACATCATTTAATATTAATGATGGATAAAAAAAATTAATTGATTC
This region of Candidatus Babeliales bacterium genomic DNA includes:
- a CDS encoding translocation/assembly module TamB domain-containing protein; translation: MVKKIFFALLLGIFGVIFFAQYDTWTHKKIIILLQKIAQNYLGSNFLCTIESINFFYPSLILNDVEMRSVDSDAWVWRCKKCEITCSWIQLLCKGSMDQYVIINEFECTSRVDNFYLAIESHFMSMMQKSLLPFSVELKSIIFKNSHFYAYDEAYNSEISLFFNSSSLRIGHQIKTMMSIVDGQIKYNKENYIENITTDVSFSIEYIDDKLNVESQVAGAFVLSHMANQGGCYITGGWKSDRGRFSVRNAYSSLVIDPIIITERELRINAHFPLPYVARCCMNSITDQAVDGTMQCSVKICRGAECTVDGQIVIEDVKFNNYHMCDAGKIIFGRHNNEWKMRLALTRYNQEYTGVGYWDEHTKKGEFIVKNITEIYSHALSQWRVKPHKFFAHFIAEQGSITSNYETIITNTLSDEQRCLKGNFSFAHNLFIAQGLLDQSQFFVDMTILPQFVVNQCSYKDKEEKQLIMIQSMNDNQHILGSISFPFIRSLINDVLHYDIQAEGSIDVDMQYCQKKIFADITLHDATIRLPQTYNFVDGCNVHCVYDMVNGLAVLENLAISLHTGNVNCLRATASFDKYGSLVFAHAPIILDHCLLNIKQDLFAIISGNLLFSKVPSSSSRVVGNIIIDKAQLKENLFSGVIQNQLLSYTHSVFSFPHVSLQCDLGIETESPICVDTGFLQTNAQVNLRIQKDTQDPSVVGSVILNSGILKFPYKPLYISKGVITFFPGQLFDPTIELVARNKIKKYDVILQVEGSLLTHHIALDATPLLSEEQIVGLLLVGAEENSLNSMMPALIVQNLKSFIFSNNQSSFFDKYFKPLLGSFNINLVPSFTDQTGRGGLRGALEIAVDDRWHAIIQKNFSLTEDTKFELEFFLSDDITLRAIRDERRDLGGEVEMRWKF